The genomic interval AGACCCCTAAACAGCACAGCaccgcaccaccaccaccaccacccccctccGCCTTTCTCACGGGCTCGGTTGTCACGGTAACCGTTGTCTCAGTGACGGTCTCACTCAGCCCAGCCCCTGCCTCGGCCATGGCTAAGGCTGGGAAAAAGGAGGCGGGGAGGAAGGGGGGGATGAGACGCCCCTCCCTTTTTCCGTGTCTTTGAGTTCTAGGAGAATCGGTATCCGATTCAGAGTAGTAGCCAAGATCCTCTGCCTgctttttctccccctcctccaggGCCTCTGCTTCCCCACTGGGGATAACCTGTCCAACCCCACTTCCGGCCTCCCACTTCCGGGTGTGACGCATTCTGCAGTCCCTCGTTTCCCTTCTCCAGTACCACTACGTCAAAGCTAGGCGTCGCCAGCTTAGTTCCGCCGTAATATGACAGCGCGCAGGCGCCAGAAGAAGGCAGAAACAAATGTGGCGCAAGGGGCGTCATTGCGGGTGTGGGAGGAGGGGCGTCCCGGGCAGCCCGCACCGCAGACGAGCCAGAGCTGGAAGGGACGCCGAGAGCAGGCACGGGGACTGTGCGCCAGGTGGAAGGCCACAGCTGAGGCCCTCTCCCCTTCACCCGTAACCCTGGGTGGGTGGGGAGCGCGGGGAAATAGGTGCAATAATGTCCCTATCGTACCAATTCCCATTTCCTTATTGTTCCGTGTGGGTTTAATGAAACGGGACTTGGGAACATTTGGTAACACTCGATTAAGAACCAAGCAGTCTGGGTTCTAGTCTTCGCcttgtgcctgtgcctgtgcgtGTGCGTgttttgcgatactggggcttgaactcagggccttcgccttgagccactccaccagccctattttgaaggatttttcgagatagggtctcgtggaactatttgcctgggctgactttgaacctcgatcctcctcatctctgcctcctgagcagctaggattactggccTGAGCGCCTGTGTGTATTGGAGCAGGCTACTTAATGCACCTTCAATTTGGATTTTTGGTCACTATGTCACACCTTGAAGATAGAGATGTTGACACATCCTGCCTTTTCTCCCTCACTGATGGAAAAGACAGGCATGCTCAAAATTGACCAAAATATCAGACACTGAGGAATTAACACAAGTAAACCTGATTTATGAAACTCAAGTTTAGTTACATACTGCCAACATACTCTCTAGGGTGGAAGAGAGATTAAGTGGAAAActtaagtcattttttaaaaaatgcacattTCTCAGGGAGCAAAAGAAAGTAGTAAAAGAAGAGACTGAGCTGgaacatctgcaatcccagctactcctgaGGTAGGAGGttagccagggcaaagttagagACAtagatcaagtgatagagtgaaaGGCTTAAAGTGCGATGGAAACAGATTTCTGATTTGGGGAATGGGTCAGGAGAATCAACCACCAGAACTCAAATGTGAGGAATTCTGCCCTACCCATCTCTGCAAATTGCTGTAGGGGTTAAACAAGATAGTGTAATGTTTGGAGCTCTGAATATATATAGGGCCACACAATTACAAGATAATGAGTTACTTTAATCCCTTCATCACCATCTAAGCTAAAGAATGAAGGAATACTGAGTCCCAGAATTGAAATTTGAGTATATTAATGTTGTGCCTGAACTATGAATTTATTCCCTTTGGTTtatgggttgggggtgtggctcaaaagtatgagaccctgagttcaaacccagcactgccaaaaagaactTTTGgttcaaattgaaaaaaaaaaataagccccAAACATTTCAGGATGTACAGTATAGCCCCTTGAAAACCATTATCTCCACACATCCATACACAAGCAGATATATAATTTATCTGTGTGGACTGGGATTATTGTGAATTTTACTATTCTCTTTCTATACAAGAATCTATcacaatgaatatatatttatccCAAGAATAAAACAATTTCCAGTGTCTACTTTTAGCTAGTAAATAAGGGTATTCCTTGATTTGGAATTTTCTGGTATCCAAATTTATATACTAGATATATCTGgttaaattttattcaatttctCTCACTATCCAAATTCTCAGTTTTTGTTTCCCTATGCTCAGGAACAAGATTTAGATAGAGAGGGAATATttgtaattgctttttttttttgtggtactggggtttgaactcagggcctacacgttgaaccactcctccagccttttttagtgatgagttttttcaagataggatcttcagaactatttgcctgggctggcttcaattTCGattctcctgatatctgcctcctggcatgagccaccagcacctgactataattgcttttttttaaaatattagcctCATTCTTGGCACAATTATTTTGctagtgtgtgtgttttccttacAAACATCTCTCTGATTTGGAATAAGATTATAAAAAACATGTCAAggttttatagaaaaatataactTTAATAAACTAAACTAGAGGTGGGAGTACTCATGTGATGATCAGACACTCCTCCAATAGCAACACACCACAACCAGAGAGGACGGACAAGGCATCTAAGAACCAATATCCTTTACTTCCGAGGAATAGGAGGGAGGTATTGTTGGGTAGCCCAGAAAAAAGGATCAAGAGTCTTCTTTTTCCTGAAACctatggagaaagagagaatgttATATTAACCAAATGAAGAGTTTCTAGCAGTATAAGATGAGATACTCAGTTATATAACCAAAGaaggacttttatttatttatgacacTGTAGAAGGCTAGTTTCCTAAACAATCTGCCACCTTCAAAGTAACTAAAAATGCTGGGATTAACACATCTAATTATCAACTTGAAGGATAGCAAAGATTTCTTTAGGACGCAAAAAACTCTAGCcaatagttttttaaaaggataaaCTGAACCTCATAAAAACTAAAAGCTTTTTAGAGTTGGGTATTGttgcatatgcctataatcctctgccatactcagtaggcagaggcaggaggatgttgagGTCAAGACCAGCGTAAGCTACATCGTGagattctttaaaacaaaacaaaaaacacaaatgatGATTCCATAGTTCTAGTTCTAAAAAACATATAGACTAAAATCATCCAAAAAAaggttgacagagtggctcaagtggtagagtgcctgcctagcaaacatgaggccctgagttcaaattccacttaaaaaaaaaaaagggcaggtggggGAAGCACCATGAGAGTCTGAAGAAATAGCAGACAGCATgatgtgggaaaccctcaggacccccaaagcctcttggaaaggagcggagtcactgtagcttttgtgcaacagccctaagagagattgcaacagtccaaaaggatagttgctgaacaaccctgttctctctctgcattGGACTGGGAAAACCCGGTCCtgagaacatgatgttctgcacttgGGCTCCTAGCCATAGCAACGTGACCAACGTGACAACTAATtctagtacagaggtcaagggaaacctgggtactgccatgtactccttcctgcttgtctgcACTGCTTAAGTACTCTCTGCAGAAGATAAACACACCATTGCTGCCCGGCACAAGCCTGAGTTCGTGTCGTTATTCCCGCTCGAGCACCCAAGGCCAGAGTAGGAGCCCCCACTGTAGGTGGACTGCAGCAGCATGAGACCCACAAAAATAGGATATAAGaagataaacatttttaatatacatttaaagaataaaaagtacaatttaaaatgattaagGAGTTGGGAATTATTAAACTGAGGAGATTTGAAAATATAGTAGGActcaatattaaaaagaaataatagaaataaattgaAGACAAAATTAGTGACTAGAAGAGAGATGAGGAGAAATTACCTAGAAGGCAGcataaagagaaatgagaagCTGGGTGCTGATAACTCACACCtgtagctactggggaggcagaaatcagaaggatcaaggtccaccagcccagacaaatagttctcaagaccctatctcacaaatacccagcacaaaaaagggctggtggagtggctcaatggtagagtatctgcctagcaagtgtgaagccctgagttcaaactctagtcctacaaaaaataaaataaaatggaaaatatgaaagaCAAGGTAAGATAAGTGGAGACTACAAAAAAGGTGTAATAAACAACTAATTAGAGCTTTAGAATGTGAGAACTGAGAACACAGGGAGGgacaatattaaataatttccatgattgatgaaaaataaatcaattctgAGCTTCAGAAAATCTAATAAATCCCAAACAGGATAAAAAAAATAGGGCCTGGAGTGTAGctacatggtagagtgcttgcctagcatgctggaggccctgggtacCAACACACAGCACTGCAGGTGGAAAATATGAAAGCCACATCTTGATATACTGTAGTGGAACTGCAAAAcaccaaagacaaaaaacagttcttaaaaaaattcatagagCCAGCTGCTCCAGATGGCGctcacctataattctagctacttgggtggctgagatagggaagatggtggttcaagTTCAGcccaaatagttctgagaccccatcttcagaatagccagagcaaatggactggaggtgtggctcaagctgtagagcaccccctttccaagtgtgaagcccataTTCTTTAAGTCATGCCTAGCtctcaccaaaataaaactaccttgACTGCAGTTGATTCCAGCATAGCATGAAGATCACTAAGCAATACCTGCCTTATATGGTCTTAACTTTCCTTTTAAGATTTAGTTCACTGGCTATAAAAAGGGTAAGAAAAAcgtcacttttaaaaaataaaaaagtgccaGGCAcaggcagctcatgcctgtaatcctatctactcaggaagcagagatcaggaagatcatggttggaaggcaacccaggcaaatagagagcctatctcgaaaaaactggtcacaaaagggctgctggagtggctcaaagtgtaggccctgagttcaaaccccagcatcacacaaataaataaataaataatttaaaaataagtgactAATCTCCTTTTTAAGGATGGGGCCAAAGAAAACAATTGTTTAGTACAAGAAATCTGCACTGAGGCCAGGCATGGATGCTcaatttgtaatcccagctaatcaggaggtagGTGGATGGCTGTCTGAGGTCTATTggggcaaaaattcaagactatgagaaaaataactaaagcaaaaaagggctgggattgtggctcaagtagtagaactaAAGCacagaggccctgaattcaaaccccagtgtgtgtatatgtgtgtgtctgtgtgtgtgtgtgtctaagggAGGGTCATAGGGGAAGGAGATTGTCACTTAATTTTTAAGTTAGCAAATAGaaagggcagagggaggggaaaaggacaCCCACTTGCAGCTGGTACAGGTGTAGAAGACAGTCTGCCCTTCATCGGCGGATCGCATCTGTCTGGTGTGGTATGCCATTCCTTCATGACCACAACGAGAGCAGCGCCTGTCAATCTGGGAAGAAACTGGAGTATCAGGAAGACCAATATCTCCctatttttcacagaaatcaGGCCATAAGACCTCTCAGATGTCCTTGATCTAAAGTCaccttccaccccacccccatcctccagCCCCGATCTCTGCAATCATCCCTCCATTTCTTTCCCGTCCTTGAACTTATTATCTTACCACTGGTCCCTGGAACTCGGGTCCTTCCTCCACAGACATGGGCATGACTGTTCCCAGTTTGTGGAACACAACTGAGGTCTTCACAACCTTCCCTTCGAAGTCTGCACGGGCAGTGAAAACTTATTGTGGAAACAAGCCGAGGCAACTAACTCCCGCAACGCCCTGAGGGTTGGGGCAAGAGGCCCCACATCCTTCCCTTCGGGTATCTTCGCTAGGCCAAGTGTGCAAGCGCTGGATTCCCGCTCTAGGGCTCCTAAGGCCCACCCCGTCCAACCGTCTGGAGGTCCCCAAGCCTCAGACCCTTCCCCTCCCGCCGTCGCAGGGACACCCACCCCGCACGTTGACGGCGAAGCCACAGCGAATACAGGTGACCGTATTCTGAGCCCCGGGCAGGGGTAGGACCGAGCCGCAATCCGGACAGAAATCCAAGTCCGACTGAAAGCTGGAGCAGGTGCTGGCGAGGTCCATGACCGACATGTGCTCGAGGgctggaagggaaggaggagaggggagaggaggagggagagagagagagagagactcctcCGACTCAGGAGTTATTCCTAGGTCCCAGGATGAGAGCCTTTCTCTCACTTACACCTCCTTTCTCTACCAGCTAAGGCGTCCAAACGTCAGGAATGCGGAGCCTAAGGCGCCGCAGGAAGTGGTGCCCTGGCTGGGGCTGACTACAGCTCAGCTCTGCGACTCCACCGGCTGGAGCGCCCGCTAAGGAAAGGCTGCGGGGCAGCGAGAGCGCCTGTTGGGCTGGAGCGTCAACACGTCTGTCTGGGCGACAATTTGGTCGTGACGTCATAATTAATTGCGAACCTTATCCCTCAGAGCCTTGAGGAGGAAGCGGAGCCCTTCAGAAAGGAAGGTTGTGACGCGACGTTTAACCTGGTACTGTGACGTACAATAAGAAAAACGAGAAGCAGCACGGAAGTCCGCCACTTTTCCCGCTAGGACCCAATCCTGAGatactgatttctttttgttctgcaTCCTACGGAGACTTAGTCACGGGGGACGACTCCCTGAATACCGTACTGACTAGCGCATAAGGAGGTCGTTGGTCAGAGAACTACAACTCCCACCGTTCCTAGACGGTTTCTTCTTTGCGGCTGCGCATTGGTTAAAAACAAAGCTAAGCATTCTGGTCCTTACTGTTCTGGTAGCCTAGCAGGTCCTTTCTCCAGAAGCCAGCCTCTCTCGCGTTCTTTGCGGGGCAGTTCAGGGCACTTGAAAGGGGTGAGTCAACTTATTGAGAGGCAGGCAGTAGTGGGGGTGAAGGCAGGCGAGGGACGCTTTAGTCTCGCCAGGACGAAAAGAAGCAGGGCTAAGTGGAACATTTGTCGAGGATTGTGGAGGTGGTGGAACAAAGAGATTAGGGCTCCTCATTCTTAAAGCTCCTGCCAGATGAGGGAGAGTAGCGTTAAGTCAAGAGTGCCCCTTAGGATTTCATAAAACAGGTCAGTTTGGTTTTAACTGCAAATCATCTTCCattatcccctcccccattccaccTCCCATTCATCCAACTCTAAATTATTGTCATCCATTAGGTGAACAGTTGACCTTCCCCTAATCTTTTATGAAGTGTGAAGATATATATCTTTAGAAaatcttgttttcatttatttgtaactTACAATGTAAGTAGAAACTTACCTAGAAGCGAAGTTCCTTAGGTCCTTCCTAGCCTCCCCACAACCACCCAACCTGACAGATGTGCTAAGTAACTTCATATAAAAGTTCTGGACCCTTCACGATATTCTTTTTTGAAGGAAACAAGCTGTGGTCTTTCCTTGGATGCGACCCCCATCTGCCTTTCTGTACAATAAATGTGAGACAACATCATAATGAAGG from Castor canadensis chromosome 8, mCasCan1.hap1v2, whole genome shotgun sequence carries:
- the Polr1h gene encoding DNA-directed RNA polymerase I subunit RPA12, with product MSVMDLASTCSSFQSDLDFCPDCGSVLPLPGAQNTVTCIRCGFAVNVRDFEGKVVKTSVVFHKLGTVMPMSVEEGPEFQGPVIDRRCSRCGHEGMAYHTRQMRSADEGQTVFYTCTSCKFQEKEDS